TCAATCGGTAAGGTTAAAAGAAGATGGGGATTGGTCATCTGTCTCAGACGCCATGTTGGCAGTTAATCCGAAATTTATTTTACGTAATTATTTGGCTCATGAAGCCATACAGGCTGCGGAGCGAGGCGATTACCTTCCGTTTCGACGCTTGTTGAATGTATTAAACTCCCCGTTTGCGGATCATGACGCTGCGAATGATCTGGCGCAACGTGCACCTGAGTGGGGGAAATCATTGGAAGTCAGTTGTTCATCATAATAGATGATCACAATAGGAAATAATAAATGAAGCATTCTGTATGTGTGTTGGGTGGCGGAAGTTTTGGTACTGCTCTGGCCAATATAATGGCTAAGAATGGGCATCAGGTCAGCCAATGGATGCGTAATGAACAGCAAGTAGAAGAAATTAATTTAACAGGGTTGAATAGTCGTTATCTACCCAATGCCCCGTTGCACCAGGAATTGCTGGCAACCAGTAACCTAGAGCAGGCGATACGTGACAGTGATACTGTGTTTGTTTCTATTCCATCGAAGTCTTTTGAACAAGTTGTGGAACGCATAGAATCCCTGTTGACACCCGATAAAATTCTAATTAGCACAACGAAAGGCTTTAACCCAAACCGTTTTGAGTTGATGAGTGATGTATTGCGCCGTAATTCAGTGACGCAAAAAATTGGTGTGCTAAGTGGGCCAAATTTGGCCAAGGAAATTGCTGCCGGACAAATGACAGGTTCGGTAATTGCTAGTGCAGATGACTTGGTTCGCCAGCGAGTGATAGAGTTACTCAAATCACCGACTTTCCGGGTTTATGAAAACCGCGATAGTAAGGGCGTAGAGTTAGCAGGTGCATTGAAAAATATTTACGCCATTGTTTGTGGTCTAGCCAAAGCATTGAAAGTGGGTGAAAACACCATGTCGATGATTATGACCCGTAGTTTGGCGGAGATGAGTCGTTTTGCTGTGCACTTTGGTGCTAATCCAATGACTTTTTTGGGGCTGGCTGGTATGGGAGATTTGATTGCCACTTGTACTTCGCCATTGAGTCGGAATTATCGTGTTGGCTTTGCTATAGGTTCTGGCCAGGATTTGGATGAAGCCATAGGTTCTATTGGTGAGGTAGCTGAAGGGGTTAATACACTTAAAATGGTCGTGGAAGAAGCTCATAAGCATCAACTTTATATGCCTTTGGCAGAAGGTTTGTTTAAACTAATATTTGCAGGGGCATCAATAGAATCTCTAGTAGGTTCTATGATGACGGGAGAGCAGAAATGGGATGTCGAATTTGCGACAAA
The window above is part of the Marinomonas sp. THO17 genome. Proteins encoded here:
- a CDS encoding NAD(P)H-dependent glycerol-3-phosphate dehydrogenase, with product MKHSVCVLGGGSFGTALANIMAKNGHQVSQWMRNEQQVEEINLTGLNSRYLPNAPLHQELLATSNLEQAIRDSDTVFVSIPSKSFEQVVERIESLLTPDKILISTTKGFNPNRFELMSDVLRRNSVTQKIGVLSGPNLAKEIAAGQMTGSVIASADDLVRQRVIELLKSPTFRVYENRDSKGVELAGALKNIYAIVCGLAKALKVGENTMSMIMTRSLAEMSRFAVHFGANPMTFLGLAGMGDLIATCTSPLSRNYRVGFAIGSGQDLDEAIGSIGEVAEGVNTLKMVVEEAHKHQLYMPLAEGLFKLIFAGASIESLVGSMMTGEQKWDVEFATNEEAKNV